Within the Strigops habroptila isolate Jane chromosome 15, bStrHab1.2.pri, whole genome shotgun sequence genome, the region CAGACTGGAGCTATCATTGAAAATTTATGCCAATTCATACAAAACTTGCAGTTCTAGTATTCTTGGCAAGATTGCTCAGGCTTAAAGTTTGCATGTCTATAATATAATCTCATccttgtcttttgtttgttgcaGGTGCAGtgcattaaagaaaagcaagcaaatgatGCCTTGAAGGAGGTATCAGTGCAGTTTTTCTTTAGTACTTTATTGCAAAGACCAAAGTCATTAATAATAAACAAAGTCTTTTATCTGTAAGGATTAACTAAGTAAATAGTCAAGATGTAAATCAGGTAGGACTAACTGAGGGGTGTTCTCCCTGCCCTCTGCTTGGGCTTAGGCCAGGATTTTGTATTAATTGCTCTTCTGTTTGCATACGTAGATTCCAGTGGACAGCTGTTCTCAGAGGATAGTCCTTTTTCAAAGTTTGCGTTTGTTTTGTGCTGAAGACAAAGAGCAAAGCTCATTGTTTTGGCCTTTAAGTTGAAGGAGAATCTTGGTCTATTTATAGTTTTACTAATAGCTCAATTTCTAGTTAACATATTTCATGATACGTTCTTTTCTCAGAGTTGGATGTTTTTTGATGTGAATGATTtgactgattttcttcttttgttatactttttttttaaacttgtttcaATGCCTTGAATAAGAAGCAACACCagaaatactattaaaatactgaaatttgtTTCAATAAAACTTGTGCAGTAGCAGATGACAGGTTAGTCTCACAATATCCAGCATGCATGACATCTGCAGATATAAATGAGTGAGAACACACATCTGTACAGATGCTTCATCCTCCTCAAGGGGTGACCTCTTTATGTGCCAAGGCTTTACTGATAGCTTGGTCCAATTTTTCTGCTGATGTATGTATCTATTGAAATAAACGCAGTTATGCCAGCTGGGAGCATGGCTCTTAGAGTTCTTCTGTTGTGTCTGCACAGCCACAAACACAGCTATAGGAGAGTAAGGTGAATTCTTCTGAACTTTCACATCATCAGCAGGCTTGCTGAAGTAATTGGTAATTGTTAGAATCCTTAGATTGAAAACAGCTTCGAGGAGGTACGCATCTCACCAGTGTCAATATTGCATAGGAGTTACTAGAAATAATGGCTATGTTAGAAGAATCATCTTGACTTTCATATTCTAAGATGTGTTTTCAGGTTTGGATATTAGGAACTGAAGAAGGGGGGTGGTTCACATATCATCTCCCTCAGGATCAGTTTATATTCTTGAATCTTACAAGGCTGTTGCAGCATTATATTGAGTAGAATCTTAGTGAAGTATTTTCCTTAAGTTGACACTGGCGAATGCAAACAGATAACAGAGCTTGCACACTGAAAGAATTTGAGCAGGCATGCGACACGAACAAGTTGGGAACTGACTTAGGATATTATTTAAGGACCCGTTAACGGGAAGGACTGTGTAGCTATCGAAAGCtctctgtttggtttttttttttattctgtgcagGCAATGGATTTGCTAAAACTTCATCACTCGAACATCTGTACTTACAAGGAATCATTTGTGACTTGGGATAATAAGGTGAGAATGAAGAAGGGTTGGTTACACTGGAACACAGGGTTAACATTGTAGGCATGTCAGCATTTTTGCAAGTTTAAATCTGGGGTTGTTGGTGTGagatgctaaaaataaaaaaaaaaaaaaaaagaggtggttTGATCTGAAATGAGCCTGCTTTAACTCCTGAATAGACATGCTGAGAAGCTCTGCAGATACATGGATTGGAGTCACCCGCATGCAGTACTGCACGCTGCCCCAGTTTCTGATATGAACCAGTGTGCAGTACTGATTTTCATGCATGCGTGAAAACCCTTTTATAGGAGACTGTGGGAAGCTGAAAGCCCTGCCTCGTTTATTTGCAGAATTTATTCAGTGCTCAGGCAAACTTTGTGTTGATTTTACGGATGTGTGTTTGACTTGAATTGTTCCACATGGCTTCAGATAAGATGCttgatgattttttaaaaaaaaaaaaaaagctaataaacaaaacccaaaacatccccaaaaaccccaaacaacaacaaacatggtgtatttttaataaaagagtAAATATTGTCTCCTCTGTGAGAGATTACTTGTCTTAGAACACCTTGGTATTGGTGAACAGCACACCCACCAGTTTGGGCAagtgcttggttttatttatcttaCCGGATATGGGATTCCATGCAAACAATGGGACAAAATTGGTGTGATGTTTTTTACAGGTGTCATGTCTGTTCCTTTGTCTGGTAATGCAGCACTCGGGCCAAGGAGATCTTTCATCTGTCAtcaaggaaaaaaggcagaagtcagaaaaaatAACAGACATGGtaaaaagtacagaaaaggCATCTGGTTGAAGTGACAGAGCTTCactgcttttatatttcttcctctttgttccCTCTTTCTCAAAGTTCTGCCTAAAACCTTCAAAGCACAGTGTTTTGCTGAAGGGTGCTTTGGAAGCTGTCTTCCAAAAGGTATCTGAAGTTATTCTGCTTGTTATGCTTTCATGTATATTCCCCTCAATAGGTGATTCTGAAGTTCCTGGGACAGATGGTGGATGCTTTGTTTTATatacacaaacaaaatattttccacaggTGAGTAGAAATCTTGTTCTGTGTCTGACAGGTCACTGTTCTTTGCAGTGACTGTTGGTTCAGCATAGCTGCTCAGAGGCAGTGATTTTACTATTCCAAAAGGGGGAGTAGGAGCTAGAAATTCTGGACTTCATATCCAGATGTGTAAAGATACTGGGAACATGTAGTTATGTATCACTAGACTCCAATTTCACAGGTTGACAGAAAATCTTTGTGTTGCAGAAATCTCAAGCCATCAAACATACTTGTGACTGGCGAAGCATCCTTCATGCTTAGCGACTTCAGTACAGAAACACTTATGACAGATgagatgaaatggaaaataagagtGGAAGAAAGTAGttatttgttttactgtttttactttaaaagatttGGTTATAGTGGATATTCTTAGCCCTCAGAATAACCAGCCAAAGAGGAAGAACTaatcttccctcctccttttctgcattACGCTATTTGTCTTCTAAAGTGTGAATAGGATATTCATAGGCAGTTGCCTACAGCAGTGTGTTCGCAATTGAAAGCTATAGGTATGTCTGAGTCTCAGACCTCTGCAACAGATACAGTTTGAATCCTTTTTAGCTTGATACATATGCAGTAACATCTTAGAAAATTGCTCATTAGTTACAGTGTGTTTTAGTCTCTTGGGACATGTCACCAGTAAAAAGTGTCTAATCTCTGCAGAATATACCTGCAGAGTATATtctgcaggttttattttttgacatAAAACAATTGCGTGCAGTTCATGCATGTGCTAACAGAAACTGTATATAGTACAATGTTAGCAACATTACTGCATGACTTGTGTTTCAACAGATAGCAAGTCTTGGATGGCTCCAGAAACATTTGATTCTATTTTTACTGAGAAATCTGACGTCTGGTCTCTAGGTTGTATTCTACTTGACATGATGACCTGCTTCGTTCTGAATGTATGTAATAGTGCTTCATTATAGATTAAAAATGTCATGGACCTACTAGGATGTCTGTAAACAAGTGTGTGAAAGCCCTTCTGAAACCACACTTCTCACAGGGAGAAGAGATAACTTCTCTACTGCAGGATATTAGACAGGATACCAGCTGTCTTGAGGGAGTTCAGACACTAATGCAGAATGGAGATAACAGCTCTTTGactttatttccagttttatttatgATGCTACAGATTCAGCCCAGCATGAGGCCCACAGCAGAGTGAGTTCTGGATTCTTGTCTTTtattgggtttatttttttcttggtccTAAGCCTCACCTACCTTCACAAAGATGGGAATGTTAGCTGCTCTTTGAAAGAGCTCGAGTCAAGGTTGCTGGATCATAGTGCCATGACAAATTGGGGTATTGGAAAAGTCAGTGACTTGGTGTTTGTTCAGAAGTGGGCATTCTGATAGAGTTACTTCATAAAATCATGTTGTATACAGTTTTACAAGCCATTAACTTGAAGCCTAAGCATGGCTTGCTCAGTGTAAACTCTTTCTTTAGCTGTTTTGAAGTAAATTGTTTAAGTTCTGTCAAAAATAATCTGGTCTTGAGAGAAATATTAGCTTTTtatatcaaaatgaaataaagcctACGGATTTTCTTTGTAACTCACCATTTCTAACTTATTGGTACTGCTTTTGTCTCTTGTAATTCTAGAGATCTGACTGATGTTCCATTTATTAGGGACTACCTGATTGTTGCTGGTGCGCcttcagtaaaactgaaaacGTCTTTGCCTCCCAAAATAATAGATGTGCTCCTTGAGGGAGGAATTGAAAATGTCCTAGGtaataaggaaaatgaaattaatagtgattttcacaggaaataaaCCCATGTGTTTCCCAGtaagcatgtattttatttgaaaattaattattggACATtaattttacttgaaataaagTGGGATGCTATTTGGAGGAAGGATTTTACACAGCCTTTATGTAAGCTTGTAAGATTACCAGCTATACTTACTGCACCAGTAAATGGGGTCAGATCATTCCTCAGAAAACTGGGGAGGCCCACTTACTTTGTCTACATTCTAACAATGTTTGCCAAATTATGCCAGCAAAGGATCTGCTCCATTAATTCTTTCTAAATAAGGAAGCTATTTTCTTAATCTGAAAAGGCTATCTGAATAATGCATTTAGATCCCCTATTCCTGCactcatttaatattttaacagatCCCCAAAGTATATAATGCCAAATTCACAGATTAGGCAGGTGAATCGTAACACTTTGCAGTATTTAAATGTTTGGTGAATTaggggaaaagcttttctttttttcaacaaccacaaattacattattttcatttatatgaaTTCGCATCTTgaacaaaatagagaaaatttGGGTGCTTTTTCTAAGTGTTTGTATCTAATGGTTAAAAGAATTTTCTTGGTTTATGTAGAAATCATGCAGGCTTTCTGGCATATAGAATTAGTACAGGTGAAAGCCATTCAGCACCTCGCCAGCTTCGTAAGAGAGAAAAGTGGTAAGCCACTATTTTATTAATGAACTTGTTTTGTAACTGCTTCTGGTGCACAGGAGAGGTTCTTTACCGGGTGAGAAAAGTAGGCACTGAAAAAAGCCTTAGTGATATTTTAATTGGCAACTCATTGAATTGGCAAACTGACATTTAAGGAAGGGAATTCATATCAGTGCTGGGCAACTTGAGGGTAATGCCTGGGGCTAAAAGACTGATGGAGCCAAAGGAAGCTACACGTGTCTAATTCCTGTGTGTCTAGTAAAGCTGTGTGAGGGAAGACTGTACTTTCTCCTGGCATCTGC harbors:
- the STKLD1 gene encoding serine/threonine kinase-like domain-containing protein STKLD1 isoform X8, with protein sequence MENYEVLEQLQPGALGTMLVAEWKTEKGVEKKYVIKQVQCIKEKQANDALKEAMDLLKLHHSNICTYKESFVTWDNKVSCLFLCLVMQHSGQGDLSSVIKEKRQKSEKITDMVILKFLGQMVDALFYIHKQNIFHRNLKPSNILVTGEASFMLSDFSTETLMTDEMKWKIRVEENSKSWMAPETFDSIFTEKSDVWSLGCILLDMMTCFVLNGEEITSLLQDIRQDTSCLEGVQTLMQNGDNSSLTLFPVLFMMLQIQPSMRPTAEDLTDVPFIRDYLIVAGAPSVKLKTSLPPKIIDVLLEGGIENVLEIMQAFWHIELVQVKAIQHLASFVREKSAFPYLLMVTELITSAMKTHVDSLKLQVDGCSLLLEILNPALEQDVVMALDKNMISSLLDTARKHFETEELISLIYTLVMMLSASEVVAENLWELGIIPDLLSILRNFLHNESICLPCCGVLWSLAVSETNVDQALLASAVPVVFEVLQEHLQNGAVAESACSALWALSLQETAALRLTMDSKGSGINLIKDAYCLHFDDPEVVENICMLINEMVQYDDVVLDMLSQKMEELLFEIKCRFPSSMEIMTLVDATLLKLQK
- the STKLD1 gene encoding serine/threonine kinase-like domain-containing protein STKLD1 isoform X9, with product MENYEVLEQLQPGALGTMLVAEWKTEKGVEKKYVIKQVQCIKEKQANDALKEAMDLLKLHHSNICTYKESFVTWDNKVSCLFLCLVMQHSGQGDLSSVIKEKRQKSEKITDMVILKFLGQMVDALFYIHKQNIFHRNLKPSNILVTGEASFMLSDFSTETLMTDEMKWKIRVEENSKSWMAPETFDSIFTEKSDVWSLGCILLDMMTCFVLNGEEITSLLQDIRQDTSCLEGVQTLMQNGDNSSLTLFPVLFMMLQIQPSMRPTAEDLTDVPFIRDYLIVAGAPSVKLKTSLPPKIIDVLLEGGIENVLEIMQAFWHIELVQVKAIQHLASFVREKSAFPYLLMVTELITSAMKTHVDSLKLQVDGCSLLLEILNPEVVAENLWELGIIPDLLSILRNFLHNESICLPCCGVLWSLAVSETNVDQALLASAVPVVFEVLQEHLQNGAVAESACSALWALSLQGCLTENEYEPTTALLLDALRMNPGRPVLVKNACLALASLLRLSETAALRLTMDSKGSGINLIKDAYCLHFDDPEVVENICMLINEMVQYDDVVLDMLSQKMEELLFEIKCRFPSSMEIMTLVDATLLKLQK